One window of the Homalodisca vitripennis isolate AUS2020 unplaced genomic scaffold, UT_GWSS_2.1 ScUCBcl_2448;HRSCAF=7232, whole genome shotgun sequence genome contains the following:
- the LOC124372069 gene encoding uncharacterized protein LOC124372069 — MASFKAQSPVDRNVGQGHWCFCISGQVYHYTEPVPVRMAPLHKLNQLYFIDTEEACQERNALIGDRVREATIRTIETMLRRVNQLCRAYRFISEVLTDVPDEVRVHDVHVIFKERIGNDLRRFNLPACRSDIAAVYTGEEPPRDVDLVVYPQGSDRRNQIKNLNSLADPMVYPLLFPNGEYGYRTGVTTQTDKQNSDFETILLVAIGRQEWLLHPAQRRKVVSTVHC; from the coding sequence ATGGCGTCATTCAAAGCACAATCGCCTGTTGACAGAAATGTCGGCCAGGGTCATTGGTGTTTCTGCATCTCGGGCCAAGTGTATCATTACACGGAACCGGTTCCGGTTCGGATGGCCCCTTTACACAAGCTGAATCAGCTCTATTTCATAGACACTGAGGAGGCTTGCCAAGAAAGAAACGCCCTTATTGGAGATCGCGTAAGGGAAGCCACGATCCGAACAATTGAGACCATGTTGAGACGTGTCAATCAACTCTGCAGAGCCTATCGGTTCATCTCTGAGGTTTTGACAGACGTACCGGACGAGGTCAGAGTTCATGATGTGCACGTCATCTTCAAGGAACGCATTGGTAACGATCTGAGACGGTTCAATTTGCCTGCCTGCAGAAGTGATATCGCTGCAGTTTACACAGGTGAAGAGCCGCCCAGAGATGTAGATTTGGTTGTCTACCCGCAGGGGAGTGACCGCAGAAATCAGATCAAGAATCTGAACAGCCTTGCCGATCCAATGGTGTACCCTCTCCTATTTCCCAACGGGGAATACGGATACAGAACGGGTGTTAccacacagacagacaaacagaacagTGACTTTGAGACAATTTTACTCGTGGCGATTGGCCGTCAGGAATGGCTTCTCCATCCTGCACAACGGAGGAAAGTTGTTTCAACAGTACATTGTTGA